A window of Candidatus Eisenbacteria bacterium contains these coding sequences:
- a CDS encoding TonB-dependent receptor, producing the protein MDRFRWNGARRRRAPGLTPRAGDIARLLFLAWVASALLSSRALADAGSGAPAGGALPADLSGRVLDPDGEAVAWATVEVHYPDGVRGPTTLTREDGSFRVRVAAEGALRVHRLGYRHWGRLFTAADASSPLEITLEPMPHAIPEVEVTALRRPGASGDLSVPLERIGASKLREGSAVPTIADRARETPEVSTIGRDEYNAAPAIRGLARFRTVIFLDGARIQSDREIGPTAGFVDPATLANLEVVRGPGSVLYGSDAIGGVMLLESEDVTSGAWAEIGWSSVNQSFRTATAGAVPLGDARLSISGAFTDAGDYTLPASAQPGGSDLTRAPNSGFERATGRARLAWGDLEGTAFYSLGRNIGRPAREPEVFSVPREEHLLATLRWRPTFGENRYEARGYAHPVAWEAQVLEPADDGGQSEQQRTYRSVDWGGLFTRAVARERASWVAGLQADARSDVVIHRRRIDRDATGAVTLDRLDRWVDGASVGQAGLFAHGVLRSGAARWNAGARIDGTWREGSDRDVRRIVPTGQAGVSVDVGSGVLVMGNVATAFREPTVTELFFSGRRPAGYIEGNPDLRPERSYQADLGTKATFGLLAARASLFGIALDEYIGTRLRSAGAGGDPDTLIFDNTSHGLLAGGSVELGTARPYRGFTGRVFVDLTRGWDEDGAPLADAPPTRGRLELGWSRSAASASLAWRVALDHERVGEGERPIPGYGVLDLRASAVLGPVTLGASVENVLDQEYYERPDPVAFPSPGRAIGVTVRWMER; encoded by the coding sequence TTGGACCGCTTCCGGTGGAACGGGGCCCGGCGCCGACGCGCGCCGGGCCTCACGCCTCGCGCGGGCGACATCGCGCGGCTCCTGTTCCTCGCGTGGGTCGCGTCCGCCCTGCTTTCTTCCAGGGCCCTCGCGGACGCCGGCTCCGGCGCTCCGGCGGGCGGCGCGCTGCCCGCGGACCTGAGTGGCCGCGTGCTGGATCCCGACGGGGAGGCGGTGGCCTGGGCGACGGTCGAGGTGCACTACCCAGACGGCGTCCGCGGCCCCACGACGCTCACGCGGGAGGACGGATCGTTCCGGGTTCGCGTCGCCGCCGAGGGCGCGCTTCGCGTGCACCGCCTCGGATACCGGCACTGGGGCCGCCTCTTCACCGCGGCCGACGCCTCGTCCCCCCTCGAGATCACGCTCGAGCCCATGCCTCACGCGATCCCCGAGGTGGAAGTGACGGCGCTCCGCCGTCCCGGCGCGTCGGGCGATCTCTCGGTCCCCCTCGAGCGGATCGGCGCGTCGAAGCTGCGGGAAGGAAGCGCCGTTCCCACGATCGCCGATCGCGCGCGCGAGACTCCCGAGGTGAGCACGATCGGACGGGACGAGTACAACGCCGCTCCGGCCATCCGCGGCCTGGCTCGATTCCGCACCGTGATCTTCCTCGACGGGGCGCGGATCCAGAGCGATCGCGAGATCGGCCCCACGGCGGGGTTCGTGGATCCCGCGACGCTCGCGAACCTGGAAGTGGTGCGCGGACCCGGATCGGTGCTGTACGGATCGGACGCGATCGGAGGCGTGATGCTCCTCGAGAGCGAGGACGTCACGTCGGGAGCGTGGGCGGAGATCGGCTGGTCGAGCGTGAACCAGTCGTTCCGGACGGCCACGGCGGGAGCCGTCCCGCTGGGCGACGCGCGCCTCTCGATCAGCGGGGCCTTCACGGACGCCGGCGATTACACGCTGCCCGCGAGCGCGCAGCCCGGCGGATCCGACCTCACACGGGCGCCGAACAGCGGCTTCGAGCGTGCCACCGGGCGCGCGCGTCTCGCCTGGGGCGATCTCGAGGGCACGGCGTTCTACTCGCTGGGAAGGAACATCGGCCGTCCCGCGCGCGAGCCCGAGGTCTTCTCCGTGCCGCGCGAGGAGCACCTTCTCGCCACGCTCCGATGGAGGCCCACGTTCGGCGAGAACCGGTACGAGGCGCGCGGGTACGCGCACCCGGTCGCGTGGGAGGCGCAGGTGCTCGAGCCCGCGGACGACGGCGGCCAGAGCGAGCAGCAGCGCACCTATCGGAGCGTCGACTGGGGCGGCCTCTTCACGCGAGCCGTCGCCCGCGAGCGGGCCTCCTGGGTCGCGGGGCTCCAGGCCGATGCGCGCTCGGACGTGGTGATCCATCGGCGCCGGATCGACCGTGACGCGACGGGCGCCGTGACCCTGGACCGTCTGGACCGGTGGGTGGACGGCGCGTCCGTGGGGCAGGCCGGGCTCTTCGCCCACGGTGTGCTGCGATCGGGCGCGGCTCGATGGAACGCCGGGGCCCGCATCGACGGGACCTGGCGCGAGGGAAGCGACCGGGACGTCCGGCGGATCGTCCCGACGGGACAGGCGGGAGTCTCCGTGGACGTGGGATCGGGGGTTCTCGTGATGGGAAACGTCGCGACCGCGTTCCGGGAGCCCACGGTGACGGAGCTCTTCTTCTCGGGGCGGAGGCCCGCCGGCTACATCGAGGGGAACCCGGATTTGAGGCCCGAGCGCTCGTACCAGGCCGACCTCGGCACGAAGGCCACGTTCGGTCTCCTCGCCGCGAGGGCGTCGCTCTTCGGGATCGCGCTGGACGAATACATCGGCACGCGGCTCCGCTCCGCCGGCGCTGGAGGAGACCCGGACACGCTGATCTTCGACAACACCTCCCACGGACTCCTGGCCGGCGGCTCCGTGGAGCTCGGGACCGCGCGCCCGTATCGGGGGTTCACGGGCCGGGTCTTCGTGGATCTCACGCGAGGCTGGGACGAGGACGGGGCGCCGCTCGCCGACGCGCCCCCCACGCGCGGAAGGCTCGAGCTAGGCTGGAGCCGGTCGGCCGCCTCGGCGTCGCTCGCGTGGAGGGTTGCGCTCGACCACGAGCGCGTGGGCGAAGGGGAGCGGCCCATTCCGGGCTACGGCGTGCTCGACCTGCGGGCGAGCGCCGTCCTGGGTCCGGTCACGCTCGGAGCGAGCGTGGAGAACGTGCTCGATCAGGAGTACTACGAGCGTCCCGATCCGGTCGCGTTTCCGAGTCCCGGCCGCGCGATCGGGGTGACGGTGCGCTGGATGGAGCGGTAG